One Purpureocillium takamizusanense chromosome 1, complete sequence genomic window carries:
- the STE14 gene encoding Protein-S-isoprenylcysteine O-methyltransferase (EggNog:ENOG503P25D~TransMembrane:5 (o56-80i87-106o126-148i160-179o218-246i)~COG:O) encodes MASSTGAGTYDDSPSPSPPPLSPPSPLSPPSGAAWQDARVPLKPFLAGQPKSLSGIALRAFCLGLAAAASAVATVLLLLLAGDSPAWRLPFFVLALAVFHFLEFWTTAETNTPAACIDSFLLTANWPAYAVAHSAAFAECLLVCLFAPGRDWAPLHAGPLLLALGLAMVLVGQAVRSVAMLQAGVSFNHYVQTDRAASHTLVTSGMYSVLRHPSYFGFFYWGLGTQLVLGNVVCFFVYAAVLWQFFSARIRFEEKKLVQFFQQDYVQYRQRVGTKIPFIP; translated from the coding sequence ATGGCTTCCTCGACGGGTGCCGGGACATACGAcgactcgccctcgccctcgcctcctcccctttctcctccttctcctctttctcccccctccggcgccgcctggcaGGACGCCCGCGTGCCGCTCAAgcccttcctcgccggccagcccAAGTCGCTCTCGGGCATCGCCCTGCGCGCCTTTtgtctcggcctcgccgccgccgccagcgccgtcgccaccgtcctcctcctgctgctggcgggcgactCCCCCGCCTGGCGCCTGcccttcttcgtcctcgccctcgccgtcttccacTTCCTCGAGTTCTGGACCACGGCCGAAACCAAcacccccgccgcctgcatcGACAGCTTCCTCCTCACCGCCAACTGGCCCGCctacgccgtcgcccactcGGCCGCCTTTGCCGAGTGCCTGCTCGTCTGCCTCTTCGCCCCGGGTCGCGACTGGGCGCCCCTGCACGCAGGAcccctgctgctcgcgctggggctcgccatggtgctcgtcggccaggCGGTGCgctccgtcgccatgctGCAAGCCGGCGTCAGCTTCAACCACTACGTGCAGACGGACAGGGCCGCGTCGCACACCCTCGTCACCAGCGGCATGTACAGCGTCCTGCGCCATCCGAGCTACTTTGGCTTCTTCTACTGGGGGCTGGGCACGCAATTGGTGCTCGGAAATGTCGTTTGCTTCTTTGTCTACGCGGCAGTGTTATGGCAGTTCTTCAGTGCGAGGATCCGCttcgaggagaagaagctggtGCAATTCTTCCAGCAAGACTATGTTCAATACCGGCAGAGGGTAGGGACAAAGATCCCCTTCATCCCCTGA
- a CDS encoding uncharacterized protein (EggNog:ENOG503P6TC) yields the protein MSYRDNDNDNTSSGYGNTDSYSSGRRNDDDNNNSSGFGSSGRGDNDSYGSTGRTGGFGGSGGGGDTYGSSTGRTGRSSGGDDDALGGSGGAYGSSGRTGGGDTYGSSTSSGRRDNDDSYGSSGRTTTGGDSYASSGRTGGTDTLGGSGGSYGSSGNSRRDRDDDDSYGSSGRTGGSDTYGSSGRTGGSDAYGSSGRTTGSDTYGSSGRTGGSDTLGGSGGSYGSSGNSRRDRDDDNDNSYGSSGNSRRDRDDDNDNRGGDSTVGKLMEKAGGILGSSKLEERGHQKREERGGNDY from the exons ATGTCTTACCgtgacaacgacaacgacaac ACCAGCTCCGGCTACGGCAACACCGACAGCTAC AGCTCCGGTCgccgcaacgacgacgacaacaacaacagcagcggcTTCGGCTCctccggccgcggcgacaatGATAGCTACGGCTCCACCGGCCGTACCGGtggcttcggcggcagcggcggcggcggcgacacctaTGGCTCGTCCACCGGTCGCACCggtcgcagcagcggcggcgacgacgacgctcttggcggcagcggcggcgcgtatGGCTCCTCAGGCCGtaccggtggcggcgacacttacggctcctccacctcgtcggggcgccgcgacaacgacgacagctacggctcgtcggggcgcaccaccaccggcggtGACAGCTATGCCTCCTCCGGGCGCACTGGTGGCACTGACACGCTAggtgggagcggcggctcctACGGGTCGTCGGgcaacagccgccgcgatcgcgacgacgacgactcgtaCGGTTCGTCTGGCCGCACCGGCGGCAGTGACACGTATGGGTCCTCTGGCCGCACCGGAGGCAGTGACGCGTATGGCTCCTCTGGCCGCACCACCGGCAGCGACACGTACGGCTCCTCTGGACGCACCGGAGGCAGCGAcaccctcggcggcagcggcggctcctaCGGGTCGTCGGgcaacagccgccgcgaccgcgacgacgacaacgacaacagctacggctcgtcgggcaacagccgccgcgaccgtgatgacgacaacgacaaccgcggcggcgacagcaccgTGGGCAAGCTCATGGAAAAGGCGGGCGGTATCCTCGGCAGTagcaagctcgaggagcgcggccaCCAGAAGCGCGAGGAGAGGGGCGGCAACGACTACTAG
- a CDS encoding uncharacterized protein (COG:S~TransMembrane:3 (o44-65i77-103o115-136i)~EggNog:ENOG503P5VC), with protein sequence MPINPPAGYHSPRFPSLNVRALTDPTWDREFTLYYIKDVWKFTVTWTLITYALFHLGAVVVALLTHRWKKSSLTYMWAVPLVYLVTAGLEALLAGSVVGLMLGAVYHAGYYEMNTWIPCTWGFINALILIISSFSIQGGL encoded by the exons ATGCCCAtcaacccgcccgccggctaTCACTCGCCGCGCTTCCCGTCGCTCAACGTCCGCGCGCTCACCGACCCGACGTGGGACCGCGAGTTCACGCTCTACTACATCAAGGATGTTTGGAAGTTCACCGTCACCTGGACGCTCATCACCTATGCGCTCttccacctcggcgccgtggtcgtggcCCTGCTCACCCACCGCTGGAAGAAGTCGTCGCTGACGTACATGTGGGCCGTGCCGCTCGTGTACCTCGTCACCGCGGGACTCGAGGCGCTCCTGGCCGGGAGCGTCGTTGGACTCAT GTTGGGCGCCGTGTACCACGCCGGATACTACGAGATGAACACTTGGATACCGTGCACGTGGGGATTCATCAACGCGCTGATACTCATCATCTCGTCGTTCTCGATCCAGGGTGGGCTTTGA
- a CDS encoding uncharacterized protein (COG:S~EggNog:ENOG503NZDH) translates to MPADRLLNTVLQYYQDVHDGPKTDQIIGATTHLLTHLSNPLNLGVLTSQLLAAPAIWHRQDGPRTAMRIIGIYHTAAVRVHEMETEERDKHLPTPALPLLQQREGGGGGLRCDEWTRAVVKGADDRSRRWQHLLVLTGVLMGMEGSDRRALSRGLRNTLEQAVVTAANLALEHNVEDGLLAAASIVTALNFAFPLLSDHYKTQINCSALLPMTIWAITGEEGFCDGEFLKAVARDTAVNAAHALHWPANAPSSQLLQDMDKQPLMANMGPLSKLAGFAVEHAHDTAAVLHAQDALVVFTQRVLDNWQKTALSSVDPSFEDTYLTPETRQRTWPMLWQTLRKLLFGAVAVLQTMVSRSLLDPKMLAHGMGPSIAAKSLHILRNLSFISSRQGNSSFQVYTFSYLTSIDVLTRDPVVCDGFLRELRPADVAPIPMTHLQRTLDLFYLNIAEHLPLTLSVDSCENLIVKPAMTYLSHDGPMSPSMIELFESAHSAILSVLSCPQHSPLTIKLTPFYIVKLFESFPHQISPRQFRVAFKTVMEIVSPPFPIAAMEPQLSETLLEMLRSSLPTASTAPLPPTPDTLSRNGEAAEDEAPLSAQSALVMTLIDSLPFLPLPLVEEWLAITAQAMNEIADPRLRTPVRDRFWDVLVNGEMDVERSTIGVAWWGTKGGRELVLFGAQGEAPAMPMMSGALLSDGDKSSRL, encoded by the coding sequence ATGCCTGCCGACAGGCTGCTCAACACGGTGCTGCAGTACTACCAGGACGTCCACGATGGCCCCAAGACGGACCAGATCATCGGCGCCACCACGCACCTCCTGACGCACTTGTCCAACCCGCTCAACCTCGGCGTCCTCACgtcgcagctgctcgccgcgcctgccATATGGCACCGTCAGGATGGCCCGCGCACGGCGATGCGCATCATCGGCATCTATCACACTGCGGCGGTGCGCGTGCACGAGATGGAAACCGAGGAGCGCGACAAGCACCTGCCCACACCGGCACTCCCTCTGCTGCAGCAgagagaaggcggcggcggaggcctGCGATGCGATGAATGGacccgcgccgtcgtcaagggcgccgacgaccgctCCAGGAGGTGGCAGCACCTGCTCGTCCTGACGGGCGTGCTGATGGGCATGGAGGGCAGCGACCGACGCGCCCTATCGCGAGGGCTTCGTAACACCCTTGAGCaagccgtcgtcaccgccgccaacctcgcTCTCGAGCACAatgtcgaggacggcctcCTGGCCGCTGCGTCCATCGTCACGGCCCTCAACTTCGCGTTCCCCCTGCTCTCCGACCATTACAAGACGCAAATCAACTGCAGCGCCTTGCTGCCCATGACAATATGGGCCATcacgggcgaggagggcttcTGCGACGGCGAATTCCTCAAGGCTGTCGCCCGGGACACTGCCGTCAACGCGGCGCATGCCCTGCACTGGCCGGCCAACGCTCCGTCGAGCCAGCTCCTGCAGGACATGGACAAGCAGCCGCTCATGGCCAACATGGGGCCGCTTTCCAAGCTAGCGGGCTTCGCGGTAGAGCATGCGCACgacacggcggccgtgctACACGCACAGGATGCTCTTGTGGTGTTCACCCAAAGGGTCCTCGACAACTGGCAAAAGACGGCTTTGAGCAGCGTCGACCCTTCCTTCGAGGACACATACCTCACGCCGGAGACGCGGCAGCGCACCTGGCCCATGCTGTGGCAAACGCTCCGCAAGCTCCTTtttggcgccgtggccgtcctTCAGACCATGGTCTCCCGCAGTTTGCTGGATCCCAAAATGCTCGCCCACGGCATGGGGCcgagcatcgccgccaagtcGCTCCACATCCTCCGGAACCTCAGCTTCATCTCGTCCCGCCAAGGCAACAGCTCCTTTCAAGTCTATACCTTTTCCTACCTCACGTCCATCGACGTACTCACCAGAGATCCCGTCGTCTGTGACGGTTTCCTGAGAGAGCTGCGGCCGGCGGACGTGGCTCCAATACCCATGACGCATCTCCAGAGGACTCTGGATCTCTTCTACCTCAACATCGCCGAGCACCTGCCGCTCACGCTGTCCGTGGACTCGTGCGAGAACCTCATCGTCAAGCCAGCAATGACGTATCTGTCCCACGACGGTCCCATGTCGCCGTCCATGATCGAGTTGTTTGAGTCAGCACACAGCGCTATACTCTCAGTCCTTTCGTGTCCCCAGCACAGCCCCCTCACCATCAAGCTCACGCCCTTTTACATTGTAAAACTCTTCGAATCCTTTCCGCACCAAATCTCTCCCCGCCAGTTCCGGGTTGCCTTCAAGACCGTCATGGAAATCGTCTCGCCGCCTTTCCCCATCGCGGCCATGGAGCCGCAATTATCCGAGACGCTGCTCGAGATGCTGCGGTCCAGCCTGCCGACTGCGTCCACGGCGCCCctcccgccgacgccggaCACGCTGTCGCGCAATGGCGAGGCAgcagaggacgaggcgccgctgtcggcaCAGAGCGCGCTGGTCATGACGCTCATCGACTCGCTACCGTTTCTGCCCCTGCCGCTGGTCGAGGAGTGGCTCGCCATCACGGCACAGGCCATGAACGAGATCGCGGACCCGCGCCTTCGGACTCCCGTTAGGGACCGGTTCTGGGACGTGCTCGTCAACGGCGAGATGGACGTGGAGCGGTCCACCATTGGCGTGGCCTGGTGGGGGACCAAGGGCGGGAGGGAGCTGGTGCTGTTTGGTGCtcagggcgaggcgccagCCATGCCCATGATGAGCGGTGCGCTGTTGAGCGACGGTGACAAGTCGAGCCGGCTGTGA